A region from the Andrena cerasifolii isolate SP2316 chromosome 11, iyAndCera1_principal, whole genome shotgun sequence genome encodes:
- the LOC143374478 gene encoding protein CDV3 homolog, with protein sequence MADLDDFFAKKDRKKAKGKKFTTTEEIAKKLEETGKRLGKSKPKDKPVNPEGEETQQTEDEDEWKVFEEEKKDYTGLKIGNLTVNESQEVVSEDEKGTQDNSSDGESGESGGKHMGPWKKQPEQHRPQQPEVVEPTPPPPPPVTSSASAASSYKPPHLRNVQTVIAPPKPRGKNIAPDIHSEEYFPTLNSKQPQGNESIGPWGRRKRDEGTFEEVRNRGGTRSYSAQEAQAQPPKLSLGNKYGALAQDQS encoded by the exons ATGGCTGACCTGGACGATTTCTTCGCGAAGAAGGATCGCAAAAAAGCGAAGGGGAAGAAGTTCACGACCACCGAGGAGATAGCGAAGAAATTGGAAGAGACGGGAAAGCGGTTGGGAAAGTCGAAACCGAAAGACAAACCGGTGAACCCCGAGGGAGAGGAGACTCAACAGACCGAG gacgaggacgagtggAAAGTATTcgaggaggagaagaaagatTACACGGGTTTGAAAATAGGAAACTTAACGGTTAACGAGTCCCAGGAGGTAGTGTCGGAGGACGAGAAGGGCACGCAGGACAATAGTTCAGATGGGGAGTCCGGGGAAAGCGGTGGCAAGCACATGGGCCCGTGGAAGAAGCAGCCCGAGCAACACCGACCACAACAGCCCGAAGTGGTAGAACCCACGCCTCCGCCACCACCGCCCGTTACTTCTTCCGCTTCCGCGGCAAGCAGTTACAAGCCGCCGCACTTAAGGAATGTCCAGACCGTAATTGCTCCTCCCAAGCCGCGAGGGAAGAATATTGCCCCCGACATACACAGCGAAGAATACTTCCCGACATTGAACTCGAAGCAGCCGCAGGGCAACGAATCCATCGGACCCTGGGGCAGGCG GAAACGAGACGAAGGTACGTTCGAGGAAGTGCGTAACCGAGGGGGAACCAGATCGTACAGCGCGCAAGAGGCGCAAGCACAACCGCCGAAACTATCTCTGGGTAACAAATACGGTGCTCTCGCGCAGGATCAGAGCTGA